The genomic stretch GAGGCAGGGACAAAGAAGATGGGAAACTGGAGGATGAGGGGGAAATTGAAACTTCGAAAAAGCGAATAAACCGAATTAGATTAAAATGGAGGGATCTTTCAAATGACACAGgcaaaaaaaacataaaaaaagacTTTTGACGTCAAGTTATTAATTTACCGTATCTATAAATGCTAGGACTCAGGTAGCTTTGGTCCAAACCCGCTGACTTATGAAACTGCTCCGGTGTAGCAGAAGCTAAAGCTCTATAAACTCGTTCCAAATGATAAGGCAACCCTAAACTGAAGATTTTTCTGCATTTCAGCTTCTGggtatgtttttgttttcctcATTTCTTCATGGGTTTTTATTTGACCTTCAGTTTGCATTGCCATCGtttccttttttattgttttattgatgattatttgtTGTGTTTTCTTTGTCTTATGTTTTGGGTGTGTAATATATGAAGCTGAGGTTTCGAaagttgatatttttatatctgTTATTATTAGTCTGATGATTACATTCTATTAATCATCTTTGATACtggaaaaaagaattaatttgtgAACTAGGTTGGTGGGAAACTGTGTTTTCTGCATTGTGATGCTATGTTCAGATTGTGCTATAGGAAATCAATTTGCTTTTTTGGAGTCCAAAGTTTTGATTTGGTAGATTGGcttatatgattttgatttggtttcTGTGATCAATTTTGGTTGTGTTGTGCTATATCATGTGTTGTGGATTTCTGTAATGTGTCTTTATGgtgattatatttatttttttatttaaagagcTCGTATTAAAGAGATCAAAAGAAATTATTGGGGATTTTCATCACTTTGCTGAATAATCTTAGTAGCCAGCGAGGAACTGTGTTTGTATGATGTCTTAATTCCTAAGATGTTGACATGTATCAGGTAAAAGATAGGCAAATTCAATTGCTTTCATGCTCTAGCGTCAGTGATAAATAAACATGCTTCTAGCAGCCAATTGGTTGTCCATGGTGAGCTAACACTTGAGTGTGAAagtgttttatttttgtatcttttttgTTTGTGGATTTTGCTGCCTGGCTTTGTTCTTGTTGCCTTTTCAGCAATATATGCCTAACTTGTCATCAAAGATGAAATCATAGAACTTTTGACTTTGTTGTTATAGTTAGAGCTTCTAATTTTCCACTTTAGAGTAATCAAGATGTTAAAATGGTAAATGATTTTTCTATGACCTTGGGTCACATTTTTGGCAACTTAGAGTATTAGTCAGTTAGGGAAAAGTTAACGAcaattcatgttttatgctGTAACCTGTGTAGCTTAATAGTCATCTTTCTTTGTTGGCTATAAATAACCATCAATGTCGACTTATGCAGATGCAAACTCCTTGGATTCTCTGAAGAGACTGGTTCATTCACAATTGGGAGGAAACCTATTCATAATAagtagaaaactataatttcagTACTTCGTGTGTGTGTTTGTTCAAACTGCTGCACAATTTTTGTTACAATGTCTATGTTGTCAAGATTACGCTGTATTACTGTGGATGTCACTGGTACACTGATAGCTTACAAAGGGGACCTTGGTGACTACTATTGCATGGCAGCCAAAGCTATTGGACTCCCTTGTCCTGACTATAAACGTGTTCATGAGGGCTTTAAACTGGCATATAAAGAGATGGCGACAAAGTATCCATGTTTTGGTTATGCAGCAAAAATGCCCAACGTTGTCTGGTGGAAAACTTGTGTCAGAGATTCCTTCATCAGGGTAAGATGTATGATTGAGCCATTGTCCGGATTAGCTCAtcctttttatttcatattaattcaCAGTGTGAAGCTCTTCTTTGATTTGTTCTGGTGGGAATCGGGCTGAGCCCTGATCCTGAACGCTTTATGCAAGCTTTAAATTGCAATGTTTTCATGAAAACAATCCTTAGCTGTAAGTTTTATGATTGTACTTCTTGATATGACATGAATTATTGCACTGACAGGCTGGATATGACTATGATGAGGAGACATTTGAGAAGATATTTAGACGCATATATTCATCGTTTGGTTCATCTGCACCATATACTGTCTTCGCAGACTCTCAACCATTCTTAAGATGGGCACGTGAGAAGGGTCTTAAAGTTGGGATTATTAGCAATGCAGAATACCGATATCAGGATGTAATCCTTCCAGCCTTGGGTTTGAGacaagtaaatttttttttttttcatctttttcaaaatttatttagcATGCACATGCCTCATATGTTTTCATCATTTACACTGCCCTTGATGCCACTGATTGTCCTTGCATTTTATAAAAGTGCTTCCTAGGCACTAGAGATCCTAACAATGTATTGCAATTTACAATTCAGGGAACTGAGTGGGACTTTGGTGTGTTTTCTGGTCTTGAAGGTGTTGAGAAACCAAACCCAAGAATCTATGAGATAGCCCTTGAAAAAGCTGGAAATATAGCACCTGAGGAAACTCTGTACATTGGAGACAGCTTTCGCAAAGACTACGTCCCTGCAAAGAGTGTGGGTATGCATGCTATACTATTAGATAGGTTTAAGACACCTGATGCTCAGGAATGGAAGAAATCCGGTGCACTTGTGCTACCCGATTTAGTTGCAGTACAGGATGGACTTACTTCAGACAAGTTTAATTGTTAGAAAAGCTTTCTTTTCACCAAAGAAGTTTCCattagtaaaattttttatccacTTCCCATTGATGAATATTATTACTCATTGGTGACTCTTCTTTCTGCATTGTTGTCTCTTGCTTTTGTAGCTTTATTTTAACACCCTTGGAGACCTTTTTACTTGGGCTCCAATGGGGAAGAAGATGCCAGGTTTCGTAATGGCCATGTTCACTAGCTCTTTTATAAAGATATCTGATTCTGATTATCTTGGTGCTCATTCTGGCTCTTTTTCTCAGCAATCTTGATTATGCTTCTCTATGTCAATGAAATTTAATCTAGCTTGGTTGTTATTAAACACTTGTGGCTTGCACATATGATTGTAATTAGGTTAGATTTAATCTGAATTGAGTCTGGGGCGAATTCATGCTTGAACCAAAACCATAATACCTAGTTCAAATCTGAACAAGTTCACAGGTTGGCTTTGGTATTTTAGAGGGTGGAGatggaattgaaattgaaattgctGGTTCCACTCCAAGTGAAACCGGAACTTATTCAGGGAAGGTCAGTTCCGGGTAGAAATTGGAACTTACCACAGAGTACCGGAAAGTTCTGATGTCAAGAGAGTTTTTTGCCCACCCCtagttaaaatttgtttttgttaaccACAAGAATGTTGATATAAAAATCCAAGCAAAAGAGGATTGTAACTCTAATTGCAAAAATCTCTATGAATTGTTTGGTAAGCAAGAACTAATTTGAAAGGGATCATTTAGAGTTAGATTCAATCCAAATTATTCAAGTTTGGATCAAAGGAGCTGAGTCCCAACCAAGAATTGAACTCGTTTAGAAAACAAATGAAGTTTGAGTCGATATGAAAACTTGAATTTCTATTGACTTggtttgaatgtaattttaaattgtttttcagTCGAGTTTTAGTTTGAAGGTCTGGATTGGAATCATATAGATTTAAATTGATCTTGAATTAGGTCTTGTTTGGGTTTGGTCTGGATCAAATTTAACCCTAAAATGCATTATAACATAGTGCTTGAAGTGATCAGTATTCATTTAGAATTGGCATCGACTGAACcctttgaaaaaggaaaaataaaaatgaattttagcatgaataaatttaaattatgctGCAAAGCACCAAGTTCTTACATATTTCTGTCCCGTGATCAGGATTTTGTCTTGCCAGTCACTTGGTCCTTTGTATCTTCTCTTCCACCATCAAAGGCAATTAGAAGCCAAATGGGGATGAAGCttggagagaagaagaaaataaatgaatatggTACGAAATGGGGTTTACATACACACGTGAtcgaaaattttcattataactTCTACACATGCATAATCCTGGATACTTCAATGATTACgtaatattaattttgcagGTGGAGCTAAAAATGAAGTTATAAATGGCTCGAGAGAACAGGTAGCTAAATACATGCAGAAGATTCTGCAACAAAGCGTTATGGCTTCAGGTGCAAGGCATGCACTTTCAGGCCCACTCGATGTTGGTGGTATTGATGCTACTAGATATCTTGCTAATGAAAAGCAAAAAGCTTGGGGATCCTGGACATATGCACTTTTTTGGATATATCAATTTGGTTGTATTATATAATGTCTACAGTTTGTATATATTGCATTACTCTATGTAATCGCggaaatggaaaataaaatgcCAACCAGAAAATGAGCTTTGATATTCTTCATGTATTGGCCATACGATGGAAGTGAAATGGATGGATAGAAAAGAGAAAGGCACATCATCAAACTAAGGAGGCATAGAAGAAAATTCGGTTAAAACTAGTTAAGTTGGTTCAACCACCTTTATAggtaagattttattatatataaattgaatgaatttatgCAATCCTAAATCCGCATAATTGATGTATAGggtataaaatattgaatgaaaCTTTAAAGTTATAGGAATATTTAAATCATCATACAATTTAAATCAGTAAAGTTATTAAGATAATTTGTCGAGATCACCTCTTCTTACTATGTAAGgataaaagtgttatttatgtaaTGTGTCTGTGTCTTGTTACTATCATGTAATAATTCTTATTTTGCTACTCTTTTGTAAATGCCCAAGCGGCAAAAGTAATTTTGTCCCTTGACTATAAAATCCCATGAAAATACTTGTACTGTAGTTGAGCTGTTCATTTAAATAAgaatgcattttttttcttttttagaattcttttctcttttgtttactTTCTCTCATCTTTGGCACAATCTCATaatctaaggtttagtttttttttttttgtaaaaacaaaatcatagcAACAGAAAGTCTCAACATAGTATTAACTTCATCACAATCACTCTCACATACCATAGATGCACAAGAATCTACTCACACTTTTAGATTTACACCTTACAATTTACCTAATACCTTtgtgaaaaatcattcaaatgtTACAATTGGTCCCACATCAAATGTTCTCTGGAAGTTGGTTTATTTGGTAACTCTGATGCTGCTCAGGGTACTTCAGAGAGCAACATTAACTCTCATCCACTTAGTTCTACTCAGGTTGCAACTGAACGTTCACACACTTTTGAAACTTTACAACAATCCTCTATACAACAATTAAATATCCCTACCACTTCTACATAACCTCCAGGTGTTTCTTCCACTGCCAATATTCACCCTATGCTAACCagaaataaaattggaaaacttCCTAAACCCAGACAGTGCATTACATCAATAGTCACCAGACAGACTCTTCCTTTGTGTCTCAATGCACTTATTACATCTTCACCTAAACCTGAACCAAAGTCAGTTACAAAAGCCTTACAAGACCTTGATTGGAAGCATGTTATGCAGTCTGAATATGATGCCCTTGTATCAAACAATACTTTTACTCTTGTTCCTTGGTCAAACAATATGCATATAGTTGGCTGCAAGTGGGTCTTTAAGTTAAACATAATCCATATGGGACTATTTAAAGGTATAGGGTTAGATTAGTTGCTAAGGGACAAACCCCTAGAGTGGACTACTTTGAAACATGTAGTCCAATTGTTAAGTTTGCAACTATTAGAGTTATTTTGAGTGTGATAGTGAGTTACAACTGGGATATTAGGTAGATTGATgttaataatgtttttttaaatggcAATTTGTCTGAAACAATCTATATAAACCGATCTGAAGGCTTTTCTAGCAACATCTCAAACACTAAACTTGTTGCAAATTGAACAAGGCCTTAAATCGTCTTAAGCAAGCTCCCAGGGCTTGGTTTGAGAAACTAAAGTATGTTTTGTTAACCTAGGGCTTTATCCCTTTTATTGTAGACGCTAGCCTCTTTGTATACAAGTCTGATCAAGTCattgtttatattttggtttatgttgatgacatccTATTAATTGGAAATAACATTCCTCTTGTTGAGAAAATTATCTTTCAGTTAAATTGTCAATTTGCCTTGAAAGACCTAggatttctttatttcttccttGGGTTTGAAGTCATTAGATCCTTTATTGGTCTAAATTTGTGTCAAACTAAGTATGTCGGGATATTCTGGTTAAGGCTAATATGCAAGACTGCAAACCCTGCATCACTCCCATAGGCATAGACACCAAATTGTTTCTTGAAGACAATGAACCATTTGAGCAACCTACATTTTACAGAAGCCTGATATGAGCCCTTCAATATTTGACCTTAACCAGACCTAACATACCTTATTCTGTCAACAAACTTGGTTCGTTTCTTTAGGCTCCCACTCACTCACAATGGAAAGCTTGTAAATTAGCACTTTGGATGTGATTGTTTTCTCTCAGACATCCTGCTTGTTTTCTCTCCTCTCTTACTTGCTTTctcttatttctattttttttttgtttctgataATGATTTGTAGA from Mangifera indica cultivar Alphonso chromosome 6, CATAS_Mindica_2.1, whole genome shotgun sequence encodes the following:
- the LOC123218351 gene encoding haloacid dehalogenase-like hydrolase domain-containing protein 3, which encodes MSMLSRLRCITVDVTGTLIAYKGDLGDYYCMAAKAIGLPCPDYKRVHEGFKLAYKEMATKYPCFGYAAKMPNVVWWKTCVRDSFIRAGYDYDEETFEKIFRRIYSSFGSSAPYTVFADSQPFLRWAREKGLKVGIISNAEYRYQDVILPALGLRQGTEWDFGVFSGLEGVEKPNPRIYEIALEKAGNIAPEETLYIGDSFRKDYVPAKSVGMHAILLDRFKTPDAQEWKKSGALVLPDLVAVQDGLTSDKFNC